CCGAGGGCTTGGCTGGCTCTGGCTGATAGTGACGTTCGGGTGGGGGCTCTACGTAGCCGCGAACATAGAAACGTGGATGGCGAACGACATGGGGATGGTGAGGACGATGCACAGACACGCACATACTATGGGAAGTCTGGGAGCCTACTTCAACATCATGTACGGAAACAGGGTCTCGAAGGGGACGGAGCCAAGAAAGGCGGTGCTGTACTCGCGCTGGTAGGCATGTTCGCTGTCACACTCGTCTGGCCTCTCCAGCTGAGTGTCCCCGGTAACGTGGGTCAGATCCTCGTGGTTCTGACCTTCGTAGTCCTCGCCGCCGCGGCGGCTATCCTCGGATACGGCGAGCTCAAGTCGTAATGTAACGAAGTCCCTTTTTTGTATGAGGACGACCAAGAGACAGATGCACGTCTTCATCAACTCGGCGATGAGTGCCGACGGCAAGATATCCAACGTGAGACGCGAACAGGTACGTATCTCGGGCGCGGGCGACTTCGAGAGGGTTGACAGTCTCAGGGCAGAGTCGGACGCTATAGGAGTCGGCGTCGGAACCGTCTTAGCCGACGACCCATCTCTCACGGTGAAGGACGAGGGCGAGAATCCTCTCCGTGTCGTCTTCGACTCGGGAGCGAGGACGCCCGAGGACTCGGAGGTGTTCGAGGGTGAATCCGATACTGTCGTCTTCGTGGGCAGAAGAGCCGACGACGAGGACGTAGACAGGCTGAGACGAAGAGCCGACGTAGTACGGACATACGGCGATAGCGATAGGGTCGACCTCGGAGAAGCCGTCGAGACACTTGAGGAAAGAGGTGTAGAGAGCCTCATGGTCGAGGGCGGCGGCGGTATCAACTACTCTTTCCTGAGTGAGAAGCTCGTCGACGAGATCCTCGTATACGTCGGTGCGTCGGTCATAGGCGGGACAGACGCGCCGACAGTCGTCGACGGCGACGGCTTCGTCGATAAGTATCCACGTCTCGAACTCGGATCTGTCGAACGCATCGACGAGGGCGTCCTACTGAGATGGACTGTCGACAAGGAAAGTTATTAAATCTACACGGCTGCCTCACAGGAGTTGTGAACTTTACATCTTGGATTAACAATAAACTTAATAACATTCCGGAGCTTACTCAGACCTGATGTCTTCGGAGGCTGAAAGAGAAGAGGAGTCAGGGGCTGAAGACGTGAGACAGATGGAGATATCTGTTCCCGAGATGGACTGTCCCTCTTGTGTCGGAAAGGTCGAGAGCTCTCTCGACTCGGTCGAGGGTATACGTGACAGGGATCCACGTCCAGCCACGGGAAAGCTCAAGCTCAGCTACGACCCCGGCTCGACGACACCCGACGACGCCGTAGAGGCTGTCGAGGCTGCGGGCTACGAGGTGGCTTCAGTCTCCGAGGGTTCAGGCGTCGAGATGTCCTCACGTCCTGACATCTGGTGGTCTTCGCGTGCCAAGAAGACGTGGCTGAGCGGGATTCTCCTCTTAGCGGCTCTCGTGGGCGAGTTCGTCGTGGGTCTCGAAGCCGTCGTCGTTGACAGCTTCGTCGTCTTAGGCGTCACTGACCTCCTTCTCCTCGGAGCCGTCGGAGTAAGCGGAGGCGTGGTTCTCCGGAACGGCTACTACTCGCTCCGGAGTCTGAGCCTCGACATCGATCTGTTGATGT
This sequence is a window from Candidatus Afararchaeum irisae. Protein-coding genes within it:
- a CDS encoding 2,5-diamino-6-(ribosylamino)-4(3H)-pyrimidinone 5'-phosphate reductase, which encodes MHVFINSAMSADGKISNVRREQVRISGAGDFERVDSLRAESDAIGVGVGTVLADDPSLTVKDEGENPLRVVFDSGARTPEDSEVFEGESDTVVFVGRRADDEDVDRLRRRADVVRTYGDSDRVDLGEAVETLEERGVESLMVEGGGGINYSFLSEKLVDEILVYVGASVIGGTDAPTVVDGDGFVDKYPRLELGSVERIDEGVLLRWTVDKESY